A portion of the Rhodococcus pseudokoreensis genome contains these proteins:
- a CDS encoding MoaF C-terminal domain-containing protein: MSTSTTSAFSWNKDDWASLSEMADGFDEYRPAYSRALDGRELTLNARFVDSGDKFTLTHAFSEAELSWRTGEQAGTETYELFEMQPGLFYLHYRRSGEDHPVVVSAALDLTTGQVTGAVGELGLGPNPHLARQRWFQGQIAGSAATAADAHEPTGELIGRRVRYAYSGDDVYDHVYLNENLFTWLCIGGAELGVGDTDSCTYWKLRENTYLFSWLEKNVGVEGMVLVDLNALRTVGIQFGIDQQSGDLVNITMGSYAREFERTPSVDDARPGPKA; this comes from the coding sequence ATGAGCACCTCCACTACCTCGGCCTTCAGCTGGAACAAGGACGACTGGGCCTCGCTGAGCGAGATGGCCGACGGCTTCGACGAATACCGGCCCGCCTACAGCCGCGCCCTCGACGGCCGGGAACTCACCCTGAACGCCCGCTTCGTGGATTCGGGTGACAAGTTCACCCTCACCCACGCATTCTCCGAAGCAGAACTGAGCTGGCGCACCGGCGAGCAGGCCGGCACCGAGACCTACGAGCTGTTCGAGATGCAGCCCGGACTGTTCTACCTCCACTACCGGCGCAGCGGCGAGGACCACCCGGTGGTCGTCAGCGCCGCCCTCGATCTGACGACCGGTCAGGTCACCGGCGCGGTCGGCGAACTCGGACTCGGCCCCAACCCCCATCTTGCCCGCCAGCGGTGGTTCCAGGGCCAGATCGCAGGAAGCGCCGCCACCGCGGCCGACGCCCACGAGCCGACCGGCGAGCTGATCGGGCGCCGGGTGCGCTACGCCTACAGCGGCGACGACGTGTACGACCACGTCTACCTCAACGAGAACCTCTTCACCTGGCTGTGCATCGGCGGCGCCGAGCTGGGTGTGGGCGACACCGACAGCTGCACCTACTGGAAGCTGCGGGAGAACACGTACCTGTTCTCCTGGCTGGAGAAGAACGTCGGCGTCGAGGGCATGGTCCTGGTCGACCTGAATGCCCTCCGCACCGTCGGCATCCAATTCGGCATCGACCAGCAGAGCGGTGACCTGGTCAACATCACCATGGGCTCGTACGCGCGCGAATTCGAACGCACCCCGTCCGTCGACGACGCCCGCCCCGGACCGAAAGCCTGA
- a CDS encoding aldehyde dehydrogenase family protein, which produces MDVREQLLIDGRWVPARSGAEFKTYDPATGEPLGTVADAGVADVDAAVAAARQALTDPAWKALVPAARARLLWKVADLIEQHADELAELETRDQGQPLGVAKTVSLTMAAEVFRYYAGWCTKIEGKNSAVSIPNTMHYTRREPVGVCALITPWNFPLMIAAWKLAPALACGNTVILKPAEQTPLSTVFLAKLCVEAGFPPGVVNCLTGGPEAGKALTEHADVDKVSFTGSTAVGKQIVVAASGNLKRVTLELGGKAPSVIARDADIDAAVAGNLQGALLNSGQVCASYTRFFVDSKRVDEFTEKIAAAASALPIGPGMSPETVIGPLASPEHADHVERLVNAGVAEGAQLVTGGSRVGGELSGGNFFAPTVFSGVRDDMTIAREEIFGPVLSILSYDDADELAARANDTDYGLAACIWTKDLELAHNLAASIHAGSVFVNMLPFLDPAAPWGGFGSSGWGREMSSNAIDEFTETKGVWVNLG; this is translated from the coding sequence ATGGATGTGCGCGAGCAGTTGCTGATCGACGGCCGTTGGGTTCCGGCCCGGTCCGGTGCCGAGTTCAAGACCTACGATCCGGCGACGGGTGAGCCGCTGGGCACTGTCGCGGACGCCGGCGTCGCCGACGTCGACGCCGCGGTCGCGGCGGCGCGGCAGGCGCTGACCGATCCGGCATGGAAGGCACTGGTGCCCGCCGCCCGCGCACGGCTGCTGTGGAAGGTCGCCGACCTGATCGAGCAGCACGCCGACGAACTCGCCGAACTCGAAACCCGCGACCAGGGGCAGCCGCTCGGGGTCGCGAAGACCGTCAGCCTCACCATGGCCGCCGAGGTCTTCCGCTACTACGCCGGTTGGTGCACCAAGATCGAGGGCAAGAACTCGGCGGTGTCGATCCCCAACACGATGCACTACACCCGCCGCGAACCGGTCGGCGTGTGCGCCCTGATCACCCCGTGGAACTTCCCGCTGATGATCGCCGCCTGGAAGCTGGCCCCGGCGCTGGCCTGCGGCAACACCGTGATCCTCAAGCCCGCCGAGCAGACGCCGCTGAGCACCGTGTTCCTCGCGAAGCTGTGCGTGGAGGCCGGGTTCCCGCCCGGAGTCGTGAACTGCCTGACCGGCGGTCCCGAGGCGGGCAAGGCCCTCACCGAGCACGCCGACGTCGACAAGGTGTCGTTCACCGGGTCGACCGCGGTCGGGAAGCAAATCGTCGTCGCCGCCTCGGGCAACCTCAAGCGGGTCACCCTCGAACTCGGCGGCAAGGCGCCGAGTGTCATTGCGCGGGATGCGGATATCGACGCCGCGGTCGCGGGGAACCTGCAGGGCGCCCTGCTCAACAGCGGTCAGGTCTGTGCGTCCTACACGCGATTCTTCGTCGACTCGAAGCGGGTGGACGAGTTCACCGAGAAGATCGCCGCCGCGGCGAGCGCGCTGCCGATCGGTCCCGGCATGTCGCCCGAGACGGTGATCGGCCCGCTGGCCTCGCCCGAGCACGCCGACCACGTCGAGCGGCTCGTCAACGCCGGGGTCGCCGAGGGCGCGCAGTTGGTGACCGGCGGCAGCCGCGTCGGCGGAGAGCTGTCCGGCGGGAACTTCTTCGCCCCCACCGTGTTCTCGGGTGTGCGCGACGACATGACCATCGCCCGGGAGGAGATCTTCGGGCCGGTGCTGTCGATCCTGTCGTACGACGACGCCGACGAGCTCGCGGCCCGCGCCAACGACACCGATTACGGTCTGGCCGCATGTATTTGGACCAAGGACCTCGAGCTGGCGCACAACCTCGCCGCGTCGATCCACGCCGGCAGCGTCTTCGTCAACATGCTGCCGTTCCTCGATCCCGCTGCCCCGTGGGGCGGATTCGGTTCCAGCGGATGGGGCCGGGAAATGAGCTCCAATGCCATCGACGAATTCACCGAGACCAAGGGCGTCTGGGTCAACCTCGGCTGA
- a CDS encoding TetR/AcrR family transcriptional regulator has translation MYGEGRQALLAAAVHVVADQGLRKLTYRAVAREANVTHGLVAHHFGSRDALLEAALQYSVENSVTSISTRPGTGDLDALFAGLIGMVVANPDEQAFQYELILESRRRPELRPHVESLYGTYRQALREELAHGGIDCDEAMAQLFIAAADGLIFQQVTLDRPELNEAALAHLRRFLRSLAE, from the coding sequence ATGTATGGCGAGGGCCGGCAGGCGCTGCTCGCCGCCGCCGTCCACGTCGTCGCCGACCAGGGCCTGCGAAAACTGACCTACCGCGCCGTCGCTCGCGAGGCGAACGTCACGCACGGCCTGGTCGCCCACCACTTCGGGAGCAGGGACGCCCTGCTCGAGGCCGCCTTGCAGTACTCCGTCGAAAACAGCGTCACCTCGATCAGCACCCGGCCGGGCACCGGGGACCTCGACGCGCTCTTCGCCGGACTGATCGGGATGGTCGTCGCCAACCCCGACGAGCAGGCCTTCCAGTACGAACTGATCCTCGAATCGCGGCGGCGTCCCGAACTGCGTCCGCACGTCGAGTCGCTGTACGGCACCTATCGGCAGGCCCTGCGCGAAGAGTTGGCGCACGGCGGAATCGACTGCGACGAGGCGATGGCCCAACTGTTCATCGCGGCCGCCGACGGACTGATCTTTCAGCAGGTCACTCTCGACCGCCCCGAACTCAACGAGGCCGCGCTCGCGCATCTTCGCCGGTTTCTGCGCTCACTTGCCGAGTGA
- a CDS encoding SDR family NAD(P)-dependent oxidoreductase, with protein sequence MTNTADNEPQATLADRDASGAVAIVTGGGSGIGAATAQALTAAGWSVVICGRRADALARVADATGAHPIVADTTDAAAVARLVESTVTRFGRMDGLVLNAGTVRPGPVGELSDSDWAAMVETNLTAPYRLLHTALPHLVRNGGAVVGVSSVSGLRASGGTPGYNATKAGLNMLLQSVAVDYGPRGVRANVVCPGWTRTEMADEEMAELGGERGLDAEQAYRLASALVPLPRPAHAAEVAATIAWLLSPAASYVNAAVLPVDGGHSAVDVGTVALDPRFSLAMTTI encoded by the coding sequence ATGACGAATACAGCGGATAACGAACCGCAGGCCACGCTCGCTGACCGGGATGCGTCCGGCGCAGTCGCCATAGTCACCGGCGGCGGGAGCGGGATCGGTGCAGCCACCGCGCAGGCGCTCACTGCCGCCGGCTGGTCGGTGGTGATCTGCGGACGGCGTGCGGACGCGCTCGCGCGGGTGGCCGACGCCACCGGGGCACATCCGATCGTCGCCGACACCACCGACGCGGCCGCGGTAGCCCGCCTCGTCGAGAGCACCGTCACCCGCTTCGGGCGCATGGACGGACTGGTCCTCAACGCCGGAACCGTCCGGCCCGGCCCGGTCGGCGAATTGTCCGACAGCGATTGGGCGGCGATGGTCGAGACGAACCTCACCGCGCCCTACCGTCTGCTGCACACCGCCCTGCCGCACCTGGTCCGGAACGGCGGGGCGGTGGTCGGGGTGTCCTCGGTCAGCGGGCTGCGTGCCTCGGGCGGAACCCCCGGCTACAACGCCACGAAGGCGGGACTGAACATGCTGCTGCAGTCGGTCGCCGTCGACTACGGGCCGCGAGGAGTACGCGCCAACGTCGTCTGCCCCGGTTGGACCCGCACCGAGATGGCCGACGAGGAAATGGCCGAACTCGGCGGCGAACGCGGCCTCGACGCGGAGCAGGCCTATCGCCTCGCCTCCGCACTCGTCCCGCTGCCGCGGCCCGCGCACGCTGCCGAAGTCGCCGCCACCATCGCCTGGCTGCTCTCCCCCGCCGCCTCCTACGTCAACGCCGCGGTGCTGCCCGTGGACGGCGGGCACAGCGCGGTCGACGTAGGCACCGTCGCCCTCGACCCACGATTCTCCCTCGCCATGACCACGATCTGA
- a CDS encoding SDR family NAD(P)-dependent oxidoreductase: MNLQLRERVVLVTGGASGIGRACVDALTAEGAHVLIVDRSPDGQVVADTHRNHGATADFGHADITNESDVERAVDYVLDKFGRLDAVLGCAGISGPVGTRATEVSIEEWDRVMAVNVRGNFLIAKHAIPHLQNSDIGTVVFLASDAALAAFEGMTPYSTSKGAVLMLTRSLSVDHPSVRVNALCPGIVDTPMSRADLGHSEGFAGTNLPVVSAHQIALHAMFLASPVSAPINGTTLVSDFGYLARSAVGTLDFTSAAP, from the coding sequence ATGAACTTGCAACTGCGCGAACGAGTGGTGTTGGTGACCGGAGGCGCATCCGGCATCGGCCGAGCCTGTGTGGACGCGCTGACAGCCGAGGGTGCCCACGTGCTCATCGTCGACCGATCCCCGGACGGACAAGTGGTCGCCGACACGCATCGAAACCACGGCGCCACGGCCGACTTCGGCCATGCTGACATCACCAACGAATCCGACGTCGAACGAGCGGTCGACTACGTACTCGACAAATTCGGGCGCCTCGATGCGGTCCTCGGCTGCGCCGGCATATCCGGTCCCGTCGGAACGCGAGCCACCGAAGTGAGCATCGAGGAGTGGGATCGGGTGATGGCCGTCAATGTCCGCGGAAATTTTCTCATCGCAAAACACGCGATCCCGCACTTGCAGAACAGCGACATCGGCACCGTTGTGTTCCTGGCCTCCGATGCCGCGTTAGCCGCCTTTGAGGGCATGACGCCATACAGCACCTCCAAGGGAGCCGTGCTGATGCTGACCAGATCACTATCTGTCGACCATCCGTCGGTGCGAGTCAACGCCTTGTGCCCGGGCATCGTCGACACCCCGATGTCCCGGGCCGACCTTGGCCACTCGGAAGGCTTCGCTGGAACGAACCTGCCAGTCGTGTCGGCGCATCAGATCGCTCTACACGCAATGTTCCTCGCGTCCCCGGTCAGCGCCCCGATCAACGGGACCACTCTGGTCTCGGACTTCGGCTATCTCGCCCGTTCGGCGGTCGGAACGCTCGACTTCACCAGCGCCGCCCCGTGA
- a CDS encoding amidohydrolase, which yields MPTALLNGRIYTVDPAAPWVQAVLIDDGIFTVVGSDDDVRAAAPEGTEFVDLDGRMAMPGLHDAHTHLLFSGLKFRYEARLTPGGSPQEIVHDLSHCRCAELVDEDVQPWIVGGEFVPADFAAGELDRKFLDEAFPDQPVFLYDYTIHHALANTTALDLAGLSADSVDPPGGRLVRREGTNELTGELVEQARWPVMRAMSDYRAGIYRDAVGWAASVCHQYGITSVQEASASPQALAAYRDLDRDGALNLHVAAHLVWKEEGFGMADTAELDRTIAERAAFASEHLDTGRIKIWLDGSPLPPHMTQADLDAHGSVDPTNILVDEDQLTEVLRGFDAAGLSVKIHCAGAGSVRAALDAFENVRRTNGTRGPAHEIAHCPFIHDDDYKRFGQLDVIAEMSPAIWHLDIPGHDDAFKFRTILDSGATMTVGSDWIITPNPNLFPALQGMLQRGDETVGLTTAVHLMTLGGAKVVGRDHVQGTITAGKSADLIVLDRNIFEVPPEQVGSTQVLRTLFEGRTVFDADASTAADLHRP from the coding sequence ATGCCAACCGCGTTGCTCAATGGCCGCATCTACACCGTCGACCCGGCCGCACCCTGGGTGCAGGCCGTTCTGATCGACGACGGCATCTTCACGGTCGTCGGGTCCGACGACGACGTCCGTGCCGCGGCCCCGGAGGGTACCGAGTTCGTCGACCTCGACGGTCGCATGGCGATGCCCGGACTGCACGATGCCCACACCCATCTGCTGTTCAGCGGGTTGAAGTTTCGCTACGAGGCCCGTCTGACACCGGGCGGCTCCCCGCAGGAGATCGTGCACGACCTCAGTCACTGCAGATGCGCTGAACTCGTCGACGAGGACGTGCAGCCCTGGATCGTCGGCGGCGAGTTCGTGCCCGCCGACTTCGCCGCGGGAGAACTGGACCGCAAATTCCTCGATGAGGCGTTCCCCGATCAGCCGGTCTTCCTGTACGACTACACCATTCACCACGCCCTGGCCAACACCACCGCACTTGACCTCGCCGGGCTCTCCGCCGACTCGGTGGACCCACCCGGTGGCCGGCTGGTCCGCCGGGAAGGGACGAACGAGCTGACCGGGGAACTCGTCGAGCAGGCCCGCTGGCCCGTGATGCGCGCCATGTCCGATTACCGTGCCGGCATCTACCGTGACGCCGTCGGCTGGGCAGCGTCGGTGTGCCATCAGTACGGCATCACGTCCGTGCAGGAGGCCTCCGCGTCCCCGCAGGCGCTCGCGGCCTACCGGGACCTCGACCGGGACGGCGCACTGAACCTGCACGTCGCCGCGCACCTGGTCTGGAAGGAGGAGGGTTTCGGGATGGCCGATACCGCCGAACTCGACCGCACCATCGCCGAACGAGCGGCATTCGCCAGTGAACACCTGGACACCGGACGCATCAAGATCTGGCTCGACGGGTCACCCTTACCGCCGCACATGACCCAGGCGGACCTCGACGCGCACGGCAGCGTCGACCCCACCAACATTCTCGTCGACGAAGATCAACTCACCGAGGTGCTGCGCGGATTCGACGCGGCCGGGTTGTCGGTGAAAATCCACTGCGCCGGTGCGGGTTCCGTGCGCGCCGCACTCGACGCCTTCGAGAACGTTCGCCGGACCAACGGCACACGCGGCCCGGCCCACGAGATCGCGCACTGCCCGTTCATCCACGACGACGACTACAAGCGATTCGGTCAACTCGACGTGATCGCCGAGATGTCGCCCGCAATCTGGCATCTCGATATTCCCGGGCACGACGATGCGTTCAAGTTCCGCACCATCCTCGACTCGGGTGCCACGATGACCGTCGGCTCGGACTGGATCATCACCCCGAATCCGAATCTGTTCCCGGCCCTGCAGGGCATGCTGCAACGCGGTGACGAGACCGTCGGTCTCACCACCGCCGTGCATCTGATGACCCTCGGCGGTGCAAAGGTCGTCGGCCGTGATCACGTGCAGGGCACGATCACCGCCGGGAAGTCCGCCGACCTGATCGTGCTCGACCGCAACATCTTCGAGGTCCCGCCCGAGCAGGTCGGATCCACGCAGGTGCTGCGGACCCTCTTCGAGGGGCGCACCGTCTTCGACGCGGACGCATCGAC